One region of Scomber scombrus chromosome 10, fScoSco1.1, whole genome shotgun sequence genomic DNA includes:
- the pfkma gene encoding phosphofructokinase, muscle a isoform X3 — translation MPKGYQGLVDGGDNIRPATWESVSMMLQLGGTVIGSARCMDFRAREGRMKAAHNLVKLGITNLCVIGGDGSLTGANAFRTEWSGLLADLVKDGKITEADAKKSSHLNIVGMVGSIDNDFCGTDMTIGTDSALHRIIEVVDAITTTAQSHQRTFILEVMGRHCGYLALVTALACGADWVFIPEMPPDEGWEDHLCRRLANQRARGSRLNVIIVAEGAMSRDGKPISSEEIKKLVTDRLGFDTRTTILGHVQRGGTPSAFDRILGSRMGVEAVMALLEATPDTPACVVSLSGNQAVRLPLMECVQVTKDVTAAMAEGRFEDAIKLRGKSFENNWNTYKMLAHINPPDVKSNINVAILNIGAPCAGMNAAVRSAVRMGIIQGHNMFAVHDGFDGLAQGQVEPINWTTVSGWTGKGGSMLGTKRTLPGKILEGISQNIAKFNIHSLVIIGGFEAYVGGLELVQAREKYEEMCIPIVVIPATVSNNVPGSDFSIGADTALNTITSTCDRIKQSAAGTKRRVFIVETMGGYCGYLATMAGLAAGADAAYIYEEKFSIKDLEVNVEHLLHKMKTTVKRGLILRNESSNANYTTDFIFNLYSEEGKGIFDCRKNVLGHMQQGGTPTPFDRNFGTKMGAKSVLWLTEKLKECYRHGRIFANTPDSACVLGMRKRALTFQPLASLKEDTDFDHRIPKSQWWLKIRPIMKILAKYNIKLDTSEHADMEHVIKKRTNLSM, via the exons ATGCCCAAG GGCTACCAGGGCCTGGTTGATGGAGGAGACAACATCCGCCCTGCCACATGGGAGAGCGTCTCCATGATGCTGCAGCTG GGAGGAACTGTCATCGGCAGTGCACGCTGCATGGACTTCAGAGCCAGGGAAGGTCGTATGAAGGCGGCCCACAACCTGGTGAAACTGGGAATCACCAACCTGTGTGTGATTGGAGGCGACGGCAGTCTGACTGGAGCCAACGCATTCAGGACTGAGTGGAGTGGACTGCTGGCTGACCTGGTCAAAGATG GTAAGATTACAGAAGCAGATGCAAAAAAATCCTCCCATCTGAACATCGTTGGCATGGTCGGCTCCATCGACAACGACTTCTGTGGCACTGACATGACCATTGGCACCGACTCCGCTCTGCACCGCATCATTGAGGTGGTGGACGCCATCACCACGACCGCACAGAG CCACCAGAGGACATTCATCCTGGAAGTGATGGGCAGACACTGTGG GTACCTGGCCCTGGTGACGGCTTTGGCCTGTGGTGCAGACTGGGTGTTCATTCCTGAGATGCCACCAGATGAGGGCTGGGAAGACCACTTGTGCAGGAGGCTGGCAAAT CAAAGGGCCAGAGGTTCTCGTCTGAATGTGATCATCGTAGCTGAAGGTGCAATGTCCAGAGACGGTAAACCGATTTCATCTGAGGAGATTAAAAAG TTGGTTACTGACAGGCTCGGCTTTGATACTCGCACCACCATCCTTGGACATGTACAGAGAGGAGGCACACCCTCCGCCTTCGATAGAATCCTG GGCAGCAGGATGGGTGTGGAGGCCGTGATGGCATTGCTGGAGGCCACTCCCGACACTCCTGCCTGTGTGGTCAGTCTGTCCGGGAACCAGGCAGTCAGATTGCCGCTCATGGAGTGTGTGCAAGTG ACCAAAGATGTGACTGCTGCTATGGCTGAGGGCAGATTTGAAGATGCTATCAAGCTCAGAGGAAA gagttttgaaaacaactggAACACATACAAGATGCTGGCTCACATCAATCCCCCAGATGTTAAG AGCAACATCAATGTGGCCATCTTGAATATCGGTGCTCCCTGTGCTGGTATGAATGCAGCCGTCCGTTCAGCAGTCAGGATGGGTATTATCCAGGGTCACAACATGTTTGCTGTCCACGACGGCTTTGACGGTCTGGCTCAAGGACAG GTTGAACCTATCAACTGGACCACAGTGAGTGGCTGGACTGGAAAAGGAGGCTCAATGTTGGGCACCAAGAG GACTCTGCCAGGTAAAATCCTGGAGGGAATCAGCCAGAACATTGCCAAGTTCAACATCCACTCTTTGGTGATTATTGGTGGATTTGAG GCCTATGTAGGAGGCCTGGAGTTGGTTCAGGCCAGAGAGAAATACGAGGAGATGTGCATTCCCATAGTGGTTATTCCCGCCACTGTCTCCAACAACGTCCCCGGCTCCGACTTCAGCATTGGCGCCGACACTGCCCTCAATACCATCACCTCT ACCTGTGACAGAATCAAGCAGTCCGCAGCAGGGACCAAGCGCCGTGTGTTCATCGTTGAAACCATGGGTGGATACTGCGGTTACTTGGCCACCATGGCCGGTCTGGCTGCTGGTGCCGATGCTGCCTACATCTATGAGGAAAAATTCAGCATTAAAGACCTGGAG GTGAACGTCGAGCATCTTTTGCATAAGATGAAGACAACAGTGAAGCGAGGTTTGATTCTCAG GAATGAGAGCAGTAATGCCAACTACACCACTGACTTCATCTTCAACTTGTACTCAGAGGAAGGCAAAGGCATCTTTGACTGCCGCAAGAATGTTCTCGGACACATGCAGCAG GGTGGTACTCCAACACCCTTCGACAGAAACTTTGGCACAAAGATGGGTGCCAAGTCGGTTCTGTGGCTGACAGAGAAGCTGAAGGAATGCTATAGGCATG GTCGTATCTTTGCCAACACACCAGACTCCGCCTGCGTGTTGGGCATGAGGAAGAGGGCGCTCACCTTCCAGCCTCTTGCTAGTCTGAAGGAGGACACAGATTTTGA TCACCGCATCCCAAAGTCACAGTGGTGGCTGAAGATCAGGCCCATCATGAAGATCCTGGCCAAGTACAACATCAAACTAGACACATCCGAGCATGCCGACATGGAGCATGTGATCAAGAAGAGGACTAATCTCAGCATGTAG
- the pfkma gene encoding phosphofructokinase, muscle a isoform X5, with protein sequence MNAAVRATVRVGLYTGAKVYFVHEGYQGLVDGGDNIRPATWESVSMMLQLGGTVIGSARCMDFRAREGRMKAAHNLVKLGITNLCVIGGDGSLTGANAFRTEWSGLLADLVKDGKITEADAKKSSHLNIVGMVGSIDNDFCGTDMTIGTDSALHRIIEVVDAITTTAQSHQRTFILEVMGRHCGYLALVTALACGADWVFIPEMPPDEGWEDHLCRRLANQRARGSRLNVIIVAEGAMSRDGKPISSEEIKKLVTDRLGFDTRTTILGHVQRGGTPSAFDRILGSRMGVEAVMALLEATPDTPACVVSLSGNQAVRLPLMECVQVTKDVTAAMAEGRFEDAIKLRGKSFENNWNTYKMLAHINPPDSNINVAILNIGAPCAGMNAAVRSAVRMGIIQGHNMFAVHDGFDGLAQGQVEPINWTTVSGWTGKGGSMLGTKRTLPGKILEGISQNIAKFNIHSLVIIGGFEAYVGGLELVQAREKYEEMCIPIVVIPATVSNNVPGSDFSIGADTALNTITSTCDRIKQSAAGTKRRVFIVETMGGYCGYLATMAGLAAGADAAYIYEEKFSIKDLEVNVEHLLHKMKTTVKRGLILRNESSNANYTTDFIFNLYSEEGKGIFDCRKNVLGHMQQGGTPTPFDRNFGTKMGAKSVLWLTEKLKECYRHGRIFANTPDSACVLGMRKRALTFQPLASLKEDTDFDHRIPKSQWWLKIRPIMKILAKYNIKLDTSEHADMEHVIKKRTNLSM encoded by the exons atGAACGCTGCTGTGAGAGCCACAGTCAGAGTTGGTCTCTACACTGGAGCTAAAGTCTACTTTGTTCATGAG GGCTACCAGGGCCTGGTTGATGGAGGAGACAACATCCGCCCTGCCACATGGGAGAGCGTCTCCATGATGCTGCAGCTG GGAGGAACTGTCATCGGCAGTGCACGCTGCATGGACTTCAGAGCCAGGGAAGGTCGTATGAAGGCGGCCCACAACCTGGTGAAACTGGGAATCACCAACCTGTGTGTGATTGGAGGCGACGGCAGTCTGACTGGAGCCAACGCATTCAGGACTGAGTGGAGTGGACTGCTGGCTGACCTGGTCAAAGATG GTAAGATTACAGAAGCAGATGCAAAAAAATCCTCCCATCTGAACATCGTTGGCATGGTCGGCTCCATCGACAACGACTTCTGTGGCACTGACATGACCATTGGCACCGACTCCGCTCTGCACCGCATCATTGAGGTGGTGGACGCCATCACCACGACCGCACAGAG CCACCAGAGGACATTCATCCTGGAAGTGATGGGCAGACACTGTGG GTACCTGGCCCTGGTGACGGCTTTGGCCTGTGGTGCAGACTGGGTGTTCATTCCTGAGATGCCACCAGATGAGGGCTGGGAAGACCACTTGTGCAGGAGGCTGGCAAAT CAAAGGGCCAGAGGTTCTCGTCTGAATGTGATCATCGTAGCTGAAGGTGCAATGTCCAGAGACGGTAAACCGATTTCATCTGAGGAGATTAAAAAG TTGGTTACTGACAGGCTCGGCTTTGATACTCGCACCACCATCCTTGGACATGTACAGAGAGGAGGCACACCCTCCGCCTTCGATAGAATCCTG GGCAGCAGGATGGGTGTGGAGGCCGTGATGGCATTGCTGGAGGCCACTCCCGACACTCCTGCCTGTGTGGTCAGTCTGTCCGGGAACCAGGCAGTCAGATTGCCGCTCATGGAGTGTGTGCAAGTG ACCAAAGATGTGACTGCTGCTATGGCTGAGGGCAGATTTGAAGATGCTATCAAGCTCAGAGGAAA gagttttgaaaacaactggAACACATACAAGATGCTGGCTCACATCAATCCCCCAGAT AGCAACATCAATGTGGCCATCTTGAATATCGGTGCTCCCTGTGCTGGTATGAATGCAGCCGTCCGTTCAGCAGTCAGGATGGGTATTATCCAGGGTCACAACATGTTTGCTGTCCACGACGGCTTTGACGGTCTGGCTCAAGGACAG GTTGAACCTATCAACTGGACCACAGTGAGTGGCTGGACTGGAAAAGGAGGCTCAATGTTGGGCACCAAGAG GACTCTGCCAGGTAAAATCCTGGAGGGAATCAGCCAGAACATTGCCAAGTTCAACATCCACTCTTTGGTGATTATTGGTGGATTTGAG GCCTATGTAGGAGGCCTGGAGTTGGTTCAGGCCAGAGAGAAATACGAGGAGATGTGCATTCCCATAGTGGTTATTCCCGCCACTGTCTCCAACAACGTCCCCGGCTCCGACTTCAGCATTGGCGCCGACACTGCCCTCAATACCATCACCTCT ACCTGTGACAGAATCAAGCAGTCCGCAGCAGGGACCAAGCGCCGTGTGTTCATCGTTGAAACCATGGGTGGATACTGCGGTTACTTGGCCACCATGGCCGGTCTGGCTGCTGGTGCCGATGCTGCCTACATCTATGAGGAAAAATTCAGCATTAAAGACCTGGAG GTGAACGTCGAGCATCTTTTGCATAAGATGAAGACAACAGTGAAGCGAGGTTTGATTCTCAG GAATGAGAGCAGTAATGCCAACTACACCACTGACTTCATCTTCAACTTGTACTCAGAGGAAGGCAAAGGCATCTTTGACTGCCGCAAGAATGTTCTCGGACACATGCAGCAG GGTGGTACTCCAACACCCTTCGACAGAAACTTTGGCACAAAGATGGGTGCCAAGTCGGTTCTGTGGCTGACAGAGAAGCTGAAGGAATGCTATAGGCATG GTCGTATCTTTGCCAACACACCAGACTCCGCCTGCGTGTTGGGCATGAGGAAGAGGGCGCTCACCTTCCAGCCTCTTGCTAGTCTGAAGGAGGACACAGATTTTGA TCACCGCATCCCAAAGTCACAGTGGTGGCTGAAGATCAGGCCCATCATGAAGATCCTGGCCAAGTACAACATCAAACTAGACACATCCGAGCATGCCGACATGGAGCATGTGATCAAGAAGAGGACTAATCTCAGCATGTAG
- the pfkma gene encoding phosphofructokinase, muscle a isoform X2: MNAAVRATVRVGLYTGAKVYFVHEGYQGLVDGGDNIRPATWESVSMMLQLGGTVIGSARCMDFRAREGRMKAAHNLVKLGITNLCVIGGDGSLTGANAFRTEWSGLLADLVKDGKITEADAKKSSHLNIVGMVGSIDNDFCGTDMTIGTDSALHRIIEVVDAITTTAQSHQRTFILEVMGRHCGYLALVTALACGADWVFIPEMPPDEGWEDHLCRRLANQRARGSRLNVIIVAEGAMSRDGKPISSEEIKKGSRMGVEAVMALLEATPDTPACVVSLSGNQAVRLPLMECVQVTKDVTAAMAEGRFEDAIKLRGKSFENNWNTYKMLAHINPPDVKSNINVAILNIGAPCAGMNAAVRSAVRMGIIQGHNMFAVHDGFDGLAQGQVEPINWTTVSGWTGKGGSMLGTKRTLPGKILEGISQNIAKFNIHSLVIIGGFEAYVGGLELVQAREKYEEMCIPIVVIPATVSNNVPGSDFSIGADTALNTITSTCDRIKQSAAGTKRRVFIVETMGGYCGYLATMAGLAAGADAAYIYEEKFSIKDLEVNVEHLLHKMKTTVKRGLILRNESSNANYTTDFIFNLYSEEGKGIFDCRKNVLGHMQQGGTPTPFDRNFGTKMGAKSVLWLTEKLKECYRHGRIFANTPDSACVLGMRKRALTFQPLASLKEDTDFDHRIPKSQWWLKIRPIMKILAKYNIKLDTSEHADMEHVIKKRTNLSM; this comes from the exons atGAACGCTGCTGTGAGAGCCACAGTCAGAGTTGGTCTCTACACTGGAGCTAAAGTCTACTTTGTTCATGAG GGCTACCAGGGCCTGGTTGATGGAGGAGACAACATCCGCCCTGCCACATGGGAGAGCGTCTCCATGATGCTGCAGCTG GGAGGAACTGTCATCGGCAGTGCACGCTGCATGGACTTCAGAGCCAGGGAAGGTCGTATGAAGGCGGCCCACAACCTGGTGAAACTGGGAATCACCAACCTGTGTGTGATTGGAGGCGACGGCAGTCTGACTGGAGCCAACGCATTCAGGACTGAGTGGAGTGGACTGCTGGCTGACCTGGTCAAAGATG GTAAGATTACAGAAGCAGATGCAAAAAAATCCTCCCATCTGAACATCGTTGGCATGGTCGGCTCCATCGACAACGACTTCTGTGGCACTGACATGACCATTGGCACCGACTCCGCTCTGCACCGCATCATTGAGGTGGTGGACGCCATCACCACGACCGCACAGAG CCACCAGAGGACATTCATCCTGGAAGTGATGGGCAGACACTGTGG GTACCTGGCCCTGGTGACGGCTTTGGCCTGTGGTGCAGACTGGGTGTTCATTCCTGAGATGCCACCAGATGAGGGCTGGGAAGACCACTTGTGCAGGAGGCTGGCAAAT CAAAGGGCCAGAGGTTCTCGTCTGAATGTGATCATCGTAGCTGAAGGTGCAATGTCCAGAGACGGTAAACCGATTTCATCTGAGGAGATTAAAAAG GGCAGCAGGATGGGTGTGGAGGCCGTGATGGCATTGCTGGAGGCCACTCCCGACACTCCTGCCTGTGTGGTCAGTCTGTCCGGGAACCAGGCAGTCAGATTGCCGCTCATGGAGTGTGTGCAAGTG ACCAAAGATGTGACTGCTGCTATGGCTGAGGGCAGATTTGAAGATGCTATCAAGCTCAGAGGAAA gagttttgaaaacaactggAACACATACAAGATGCTGGCTCACATCAATCCCCCAGATGTTAAG AGCAACATCAATGTGGCCATCTTGAATATCGGTGCTCCCTGTGCTGGTATGAATGCAGCCGTCCGTTCAGCAGTCAGGATGGGTATTATCCAGGGTCACAACATGTTTGCTGTCCACGACGGCTTTGACGGTCTGGCTCAAGGACAG GTTGAACCTATCAACTGGACCACAGTGAGTGGCTGGACTGGAAAAGGAGGCTCAATGTTGGGCACCAAGAG GACTCTGCCAGGTAAAATCCTGGAGGGAATCAGCCAGAACATTGCCAAGTTCAACATCCACTCTTTGGTGATTATTGGTGGATTTGAG GCCTATGTAGGAGGCCTGGAGTTGGTTCAGGCCAGAGAGAAATACGAGGAGATGTGCATTCCCATAGTGGTTATTCCCGCCACTGTCTCCAACAACGTCCCCGGCTCCGACTTCAGCATTGGCGCCGACACTGCCCTCAATACCATCACCTCT ACCTGTGACAGAATCAAGCAGTCCGCAGCAGGGACCAAGCGCCGTGTGTTCATCGTTGAAACCATGGGTGGATACTGCGGTTACTTGGCCACCATGGCCGGTCTGGCTGCTGGTGCCGATGCTGCCTACATCTATGAGGAAAAATTCAGCATTAAAGACCTGGAG GTGAACGTCGAGCATCTTTTGCATAAGATGAAGACAACAGTGAAGCGAGGTTTGATTCTCAG GAATGAGAGCAGTAATGCCAACTACACCACTGACTTCATCTTCAACTTGTACTCAGAGGAAGGCAAAGGCATCTTTGACTGCCGCAAGAATGTTCTCGGACACATGCAGCAG GGTGGTACTCCAACACCCTTCGACAGAAACTTTGGCACAAAGATGGGTGCCAAGTCGGTTCTGTGGCTGACAGAGAAGCTGAAGGAATGCTATAGGCATG GTCGTATCTTTGCCAACACACCAGACTCCGCCTGCGTGTTGGGCATGAGGAAGAGGGCGCTCACCTTCCAGCCTCTTGCTAGTCTGAAGGAGGACACAGATTTTGA TCACCGCATCCCAAAGTCACAGTGGTGGCTGAAGATCAGGCCCATCATGAAGATCCTGGCCAAGTACAACATCAAACTAGACACATCCGAGCATGCCGACATGGAGCATGTGATCAAGAAGAGGACTAATCTCAGCATGTAG
- the pfkma gene encoding phosphofructokinase, muscle a isoform X1: protein MNAAVRATVRVGLYTGAKVYFVHEGYQGLVDGGDNIRPATWESVSMMLQLGGTVIGSARCMDFRAREGRMKAAHNLVKLGITNLCVIGGDGSLTGANAFRTEWSGLLADLVKDGKITEADAKKSSHLNIVGMVGSIDNDFCGTDMTIGTDSALHRIIEVVDAITTTAQSHQRTFILEVMGRHCGYLALVTALACGADWVFIPEMPPDEGWEDHLCRRLANQRARGSRLNVIIVAEGAMSRDGKPISSEEIKKLVTDRLGFDTRTTILGHVQRGGTPSAFDRILGSRMGVEAVMALLEATPDTPACVVSLSGNQAVRLPLMECVQVTKDVTAAMAEGRFEDAIKLRGKSFENNWNTYKMLAHINPPDVKSNINVAILNIGAPCAGMNAAVRSAVRMGIIQGHNMFAVHDGFDGLAQGQVEPINWTTVSGWTGKGGSMLGTKRTLPGKILEGISQNIAKFNIHSLVIIGGFEAYVGGLELVQAREKYEEMCIPIVVIPATVSNNVPGSDFSIGADTALNTITSTCDRIKQSAAGTKRRVFIVETMGGYCGYLATMAGLAAGADAAYIYEEKFSIKDLEVNVEHLLHKMKTTVKRGLILRNESSNANYTTDFIFNLYSEEGKGIFDCRKNVLGHMQQGGTPTPFDRNFGTKMGAKSVLWLTEKLKECYRHGRIFANTPDSACVLGMRKRALTFQPLASLKEDTDFDHRIPKSQWWLKIRPIMKILAKYNIKLDTSEHADMEHVIKKRTNLSM, encoded by the exons atGAACGCTGCTGTGAGAGCCACAGTCAGAGTTGGTCTCTACACTGGAGCTAAAGTCTACTTTGTTCATGAG GGCTACCAGGGCCTGGTTGATGGAGGAGACAACATCCGCCCTGCCACATGGGAGAGCGTCTCCATGATGCTGCAGCTG GGAGGAACTGTCATCGGCAGTGCACGCTGCATGGACTTCAGAGCCAGGGAAGGTCGTATGAAGGCGGCCCACAACCTGGTGAAACTGGGAATCACCAACCTGTGTGTGATTGGAGGCGACGGCAGTCTGACTGGAGCCAACGCATTCAGGACTGAGTGGAGTGGACTGCTGGCTGACCTGGTCAAAGATG GTAAGATTACAGAAGCAGATGCAAAAAAATCCTCCCATCTGAACATCGTTGGCATGGTCGGCTCCATCGACAACGACTTCTGTGGCACTGACATGACCATTGGCACCGACTCCGCTCTGCACCGCATCATTGAGGTGGTGGACGCCATCACCACGACCGCACAGAG CCACCAGAGGACATTCATCCTGGAAGTGATGGGCAGACACTGTGG GTACCTGGCCCTGGTGACGGCTTTGGCCTGTGGTGCAGACTGGGTGTTCATTCCTGAGATGCCACCAGATGAGGGCTGGGAAGACCACTTGTGCAGGAGGCTGGCAAAT CAAAGGGCCAGAGGTTCTCGTCTGAATGTGATCATCGTAGCTGAAGGTGCAATGTCCAGAGACGGTAAACCGATTTCATCTGAGGAGATTAAAAAG TTGGTTACTGACAGGCTCGGCTTTGATACTCGCACCACCATCCTTGGACATGTACAGAGAGGAGGCACACCCTCCGCCTTCGATAGAATCCTG GGCAGCAGGATGGGTGTGGAGGCCGTGATGGCATTGCTGGAGGCCACTCCCGACACTCCTGCCTGTGTGGTCAGTCTGTCCGGGAACCAGGCAGTCAGATTGCCGCTCATGGAGTGTGTGCAAGTG ACCAAAGATGTGACTGCTGCTATGGCTGAGGGCAGATTTGAAGATGCTATCAAGCTCAGAGGAAA gagttttgaaaacaactggAACACATACAAGATGCTGGCTCACATCAATCCCCCAGATGTTAAG AGCAACATCAATGTGGCCATCTTGAATATCGGTGCTCCCTGTGCTGGTATGAATGCAGCCGTCCGTTCAGCAGTCAGGATGGGTATTATCCAGGGTCACAACATGTTTGCTGTCCACGACGGCTTTGACGGTCTGGCTCAAGGACAG GTTGAACCTATCAACTGGACCACAGTGAGTGGCTGGACTGGAAAAGGAGGCTCAATGTTGGGCACCAAGAG GACTCTGCCAGGTAAAATCCTGGAGGGAATCAGCCAGAACATTGCCAAGTTCAACATCCACTCTTTGGTGATTATTGGTGGATTTGAG GCCTATGTAGGAGGCCTGGAGTTGGTTCAGGCCAGAGAGAAATACGAGGAGATGTGCATTCCCATAGTGGTTATTCCCGCCACTGTCTCCAACAACGTCCCCGGCTCCGACTTCAGCATTGGCGCCGACACTGCCCTCAATACCATCACCTCT ACCTGTGACAGAATCAAGCAGTCCGCAGCAGGGACCAAGCGCCGTGTGTTCATCGTTGAAACCATGGGTGGATACTGCGGTTACTTGGCCACCATGGCCGGTCTGGCTGCTGGTGCCGATGCTGCCTACATCTATGAGGAAAAATTCAGCATTAAAGACCTGGAG GTGAACGTCGAGCATCTTTTGCATAAGATGAAGACAACAGTGAAGCGAGGTTTGATTCTCAG GAATGAGAGCAGTAATGCCAACTACACCACTGACTTCATCTTCAACTTGTACTCAGAGGAAGGCAAAGGCATCTTTGACTGCCGCAAGAATGTTCTCGGACACATGCAGCAG GGTGGTACTCCAACACCCTTCGACAGAAACTTTGGCACAAAGATGGGTGCCAAGTCGGTTCTGTGGCTGACAGAGAAGCTGAAGGAATGCTATAGGCATG GTCGTATCTTTGCCAACACACCAGACTCCGCCTGCGTGTTGGGCATGAGGAAGAGGGCGCTCACCTTCCAGCCTCTTGCTAGTCTGAAGGAGGACACAGATTTTGA TCACCGCATCCCAAAGTCACAGTGGTGGCTGAAGATCAGGCCCATCATGAAGATCCTGGCCAAGTACAACATCAAACTAGACACATCCGAGCATGCCGACATGGAGCATGTGATCAAGAAGAGGACTAATCTCAGCATGTAG
- the pfkma gene encoding phosphofructokinase, muscle a isoform X4 — MNAAVRATVRVGLYTGAKVYFVHEGYQGLVDGGDNIRPATWESVSMMLQLGGTVIGSARCMDFRAREGRMKAAHNLVKLGITNLCVIGGDGSLTGANAFRTEWSGLLADLVKDGKITEADAKKSSHLNIVGMVGSIDNDFCGTDMTIGTDSALHRIIEVVDAITTTAQSHQRTFILEVMGRHCGYLALVTALACGADWVFIPEMPPDEGWEDHLCRRLANQRARGSRLNVIIVAEGAMSRDGKPISSEEIKKLVTDRLGFDTRTTILGHVQRGGTPSAFDRILTKDVTAAMAEGRFEDAIKLRGKSFENNWNTYKMLAHINPPDVKSNINVAILNIGAPCAGMNAAVRSAVRMGIIQGHNMFAVHDGFDGLAQGQVEPINWTTVSGWTGKGGSMLGTKRTLPGKILEGISQNIAKFNIHSLVIIGGFEAYVGGLELVQAREKYEEMCIPIVVIPATVSNNVPGSDFSIGADTALNTITSTCDRIKQSAAGTKRRVFIVETMGGYCGYLATMAGLAAGADAAYIYEEKFSIKDLEVNVEHLLHKMKTTVKRGLILRNESSNANYTTDFIFNLYSEEGKGIFDCRKNVLGHMQQGGTPTPFDRNFGTKMGAKSVLWLTEKLKECYRHGRIFANTPDSACVLGMRKRALTFQPLASLKEDTDFDHRIPKSQWWLKIRPIMKILAKYNIKLDTSEHADMEHVIKKRTNLSM, encoded by the exons atGAACGCTGCTGTGAGAGCCACAGTCAGAGTTGGTCTCTACACTGGAGCTAAAGTCTACTTTGTTCATGAG GGCTACCAGGGCCTGGTTGATGGAGGAGACAACATCCGCCCTGCCACATGGGAGAGCGTCTCCATGATGCTGCAGCTG GGAGGAACTGTCATCGGCAGTGCACGCTGCATGGACTTCAGAGCCAGGGAAGGTCGTATGAAGGCGGCCCACAACCTGGTGAAACTGGGAATCACCAACCTGTGTGTGATTGGAGGCGACGGCAGTCTGACTGGAGCCAACGCATTCAGGACTGAGTGGAGTGGACTGCTGGCTGACCTGGTCAAAGATG GTAAGATTACAGAAGCAGATGCAAAAAAATCCTCCCATCTGAACATCGTTGGCATGGTCGGCTCCATCGACAACGACTTCTGTGGCACTGACATGACCATTGGCACCGACTCCGCTCTGCACCGCATCATTGAGGTGGTGGACGCCATCACCACGACCGCACAGAG CCACCAGAGGACATTCATCCTGGAAGTGATGGGCAGACACTGTGG GTACCTGGCCCTGGTGACGGCTTTGGCCTGTGGTGCAGACTGGGTGTTCATTCCTGAGATGCCACCAGATGAGGGCTGGGAAGACCACTTGTGCAGGAGGCTGGCAAAT CAAAGGGCCAGAGGTTCTCGTCTGAATGTGATCATCGTAGCTGAAGGTGCAATGTCCAGAGACGGTAAACCGATTTCATCTGAGGAGATTAAAAAG TTGGTTACTGACAGGCTCGGCTTTGATACTCGCACCACCATCCTTGGACATGTACAGAGAGGAGGCACACCCTCCGCCTTCGATAGAATCCTG ACCAAAGATGTGACTGCTGCTATGGCTGAGGGCAGATTTGAAGATGCTATCAAGCTCAGAGGAAA gagttttgaaaacaactggAACACATACAAGATGCTGGCTCACATCAATCCCCCAGATGTTAAG AGCAACATCAATGTGGCCATCTTGAATATCGGTGCTCCCTGTGCTGGTATGAATGCAGCCGTCCGTTCAGCAGTCAGGATGGGTATTATCCAGGGTCACAACATGTTTGCTGTCCACGACGGCTTTGACGGTCTGGCTCAAGGACAG GTTGAACCTATCAACTGGACCACAGTGAGTGGCTGGACTGGAAAAGGAGGCTCAATGTTGGGCACCAAGAG GACTCTGCCAGGTAAAATCCTGGAGGGAATCAGCCAGAACATTGCCAAGTTCAACATCCACTCTTTGGTGATTATTGGTGGATTTGAG GCCTATGTAGGAGGCCTGGAGTTGGTTCAGGCCAGAGAGAAATACGAGGAGATGTGCATTCCCATAGTGGTTATTCCCGCCACTGTCTCCAACAACGTCCCCGGCTCCGACTTCAGCATTGGCGCCGACACTGCCCTCAATACCATCACCTCT ACCTGTGACAGAATCAAGCAGTCCGCAGCAGGGACCAAGCGCCGTGTGTTCATCGTTGAAACCATGGGTGGATACTGCGGTTACTTGGCCACCATGGCCGGTCTGGCTGCTGGTGCCGATGCTGCCTACATCTATGAGGAAAAATTCAGCATTAAAGACCTGGAG GTGAACGTCGAGCATCTTTTGCATAAGATGAAGACAACAGTGAAGCGAGGTTTGATTCTCAG GAATGAGAGCAGTAATGCCAACTACACCACTGACTTCATCTTCAACTTGTACTCAGAGGAAGGCAAAGGCATCTTTGACTGCCGCAAGAATGTTCTCGGACACATGCAGCAG GGTGGTACTCCAACACCCTTCGACAGAAACTTTGGCACAAAGATGGGTGCCAAGTCGGTTCTGTGGCTGACAGAGAAGCTGAAGGAATGCTATAGGCATG GTCGTATCTTTGCCAACACACCAGACTCCGCCTGCGTGTTGGGCATGAGGAAGAGGGCGCTCACCTTCCAGCCTCTTGCTAGTCTGAAGGAGGACACAGATTTTGA TCACCGCATCCCAAAGTCACAGTGGTGGCTGAAGATCAGGCCCATCATGAAGATCCTGGCCAAGTACAACATCAAACTAGACACATCCGAGCATGCCGACATGGAGCATGTGATCAAGAAGAGGACTAATCTCAGCATGTAG